From Orcinus orca chromosome 3, mOrcOrc1.1, whole genome shotgun sequence, a single genomic window includes:
- the FOXI1 gene encoding forkhead box protein I1 — protein sequence MSSFDLPAPSPPRCSPQFPSIGQEPPEMNLYYENFFHPQGVSSPQRPPSFEGGGEYGATPNPYLWLNGPAMTPPPYLPGASASPFLPQTYGVQRQLLPGVSGLGGGDLGWLPIPSQEELMKLVRPPYSYSALIAMAIHGAPDRRLTLSQIYQYVADNFPFYNKSKAGWQNSIRHNLSLNDCFKKVPRDEDDPGKGNYWTLDPNCEKMFDNGNFRRKRKRKSDVSSSTGSLASEKTEPSLLAGSPKTTEAQDILDGASPGTTSSPEKQPSPPPPGTPCLNSFLTTMSAYVSGSSPMGRPVATPGLSLEPADKVGQNLLNFNSYTPLTNFSGHAGGGEWASPTPSNALGYGGSVLNQFSPHFYNSVNTNSILYPREGTEV from the exons ATGAGCTCCTTCGACCTCCCAGCGCCCTCCCCGCCCCGCTGCAGCCCCCAGTTCCCCAGCATCGGCCAGGAGCCCCCCGAGATGAACCTCTACTACGAGAACTTCTTCCACCCCCAGGGCGTGTCCAGCCCTCAGCGGCCCCCCTCCTTCGAGGGCGGCGGCGAGTACGGGGCCACCCCCAACCCCTACCTCTGGCTCAACGGGCCGGCCATGACCCCGCCGCCTTACCTGCCGGGCGCCAGCGCcagccccttcctgccccagACCTACGGGGTGCAGAGGCAGCTGCTGCCCGGCGTGTCCGGGCTGGGGGGCGGCGACCTGGGCTGGCTGCCTATCCCCTCGCAGGAGGAGCTGATGAAGCTGGTGCGGCCCCCCTACTCCTACTCGGCGCTCATCGCCATGGCCATCCACGGGGCACCCGACAGGCGCCTCACCCTCAGCCAGATCTACCAGTATGTGGCCGACAACTTCCCCTTCTACAACAAGAGCAAGGCTGGCTGGCAGAACTCCATCCGCCACAACCTGTCTCTCAACGACTGCTTCAAGAAGGTGCCCCGTGACGAGGACGACCCAG GCAAAGGGAATTACTGGACCCTGGACCCCAACTGTGAGAAGATGTTCGACAATGGAAATTTCcgcaggaagaggaagagaaaatcgGACGTTTCCTCCAGCACGGGCTCCTTGGCCTCGGAGAAAACGGAGCCCAGTCTCCTGGCAGGCAGCCCCAAGACCACGGAGGCCCAGGACATCTTGGATGGTGCTTCGCCGGGTACCACCAGCTCCCCAGAGAAGCAGCCCTCGCCGCCCCCGCCGGGAACCCCCTGCCTCAACAGCTTCCTCACCACCATGTCAGCCTACGTGAGTGGGTCAAGCCCCATGGGCCGCCCTGTGGCCACGCCGGGACTGAGCCTGGAGCCCGCTGACAAGGTGGGGCAGAACTTGCTGAACTTCAACTCCTACACCCCACTCACCAACTTCAGTGGCCACGCGGGCGGGGGGGAGTGGGCCAGCCCCACACCCAGCAATGCTCTGGGCTACGGAGGCTCCGTCCTCAACCAGTTCAGCCCTCACTTCTACAACAGCGTCAACACAAACAGCATCCTCTACCCCAGGGAGGGCACCGAGGTCTAG